The Drosophila sechellia strain sech25 chromosome 2R, ASM438219v1, whole genome shotgun sequence nucleotide sequence AGTGCAAGGTGGCTTATCTGTACCTGGCCGCCCCCTCCACCGCTCCTGTGGTGCAGCGTCGTACCCGCCGTGACACGGCCGCCACCACCGGCGGCATCATGTGGAAGTCGACCAATCAGTTTCAGATCTTCTACACTGCCCTTCTCTACAACGGCAACCCCATCACCGTCACCGACCTCAAGCTCTCCAACGCAAGCTCTACCAAGCTATCCGTTGTTATGGACACATCTGACGCCAACAAGCCAATCACCTTTGACGTTGTTTATAATGGCGGATACTTTAGTCTGAGCAATTTGGTCTACGACAATAGCAACTTCCGCTCCAGCGGCGTGAATGCCCCAACCACGTTCTCCTACTCGTGCGGCAACCTCACCCTCGAGTCCTCGGCCGTCAACAACATGTACAACACCCTGAGCTTCAAGTCCTTGCAGCTGCAGGCTCCGTTCGATGGTTCGTACATGGATAACTTTGCATTCGGCGATTCCTGGGACTGCGTGGGCTTCGTGACGCCCGGTATCCTAATGGGACTGTTTGTGgtcctcctgctgctggtcATCATGTTCGTCGGCGTCTGCTGGATGATGGACATCAACACGATGGATCGCTTTGACGATCCCAAGGGCAAGACTATCACCATCAATGCCGCCGCCGAGTAAACCGGCTACATCATCGGTTCACACCTTATTTGATTGTTCAATGCGCACTCAATATTCATTCCTTTATTCCTTCAGTCTATCCACATGTATATGTTAACGAATCAATACTTAATACCGTACTCGCATTACACATAACACATAACCGGGAAATTAGTTCTCACAATTTGTATCGTATCCGTAATTTTCGCCGCCAAGGATCCAGTTTACGTTCAGCATCACAGCGTTGCTGATTCTTGTCGCCGACAAATTGCCTGAGGTTTTGCTTGCACCGACGCGACATCCAGTATTTCATTTAGAATAGCCCCTAAATGTCGTTTATCGAAGGAATTTTAAAAGacgcacatgtgtgtgtgtgttcgagtgcgcgtgtgtgtgtgcacatgGGCAGTAAATCTAATCTGAAGTATATCTAAGTGTTTTATAGTTTCTTGTTTGGCGCAAATATGCGAGACTAATTTATGCCTCTGTATGATAGTTTGTCATTTGTGCAACCCTCCTGTTCGCAGGCCCAacgaaaataaagtttttttcaATTCTGTTACAAATGAAAAGTTTTTACTTTCGAGAAGTCGATGGTTCTATGCCCTTACTTGcagataaatatattttatattcgAAATTGAAATAACTATAACTATAAGACGATGAAGAAAACTGATAAATCTTATGAAGATTCCGAGGTAAAAAGTCACAAGTTTGTCAGCTTAAGATAAAGAAGTTGCATATAGCCTGGTTGTTATTGTCATTCTGACTGATTTTGATTAGGAATTACTATATAGTCACATAGGCGAAAGACCCATTTATTGGCTGGCATCCAAATAGTTGTTAACAACTTTTTGTGTAGCTTGTTTTGgaaacaatttcaattgaattctCTGGTCTTGCAGTGCGGAAAAAGTCATGgaaacaaatcaaaagtttAATGGAAATTTATTGAGTTGCATCGACGGGGCTTTCGAGAGATACTCCTCCGCTTTCAGATCCAAACTTGATGTTGAAACTTTGCAGCTGCAGCGGAGGAAACCCATTTTCCCGGCTTTCATTAAGTTGCTTGGCCGGGGTGGCAAAAAGCATTGTTTATGACATTTTAATCTCTTGTTTATCCGCTTGACTTTTCCACTTGCCTGCGGAGTGCAAAGTGGAAGGCTGCATCCGCCTCCGCCGTCTGGTCAAGGCGTGCGTAAAATAAACTCTCCGGCAGACAGCGcaaaaaagtatgctacggCTGCGAGGCACCAAAGAACATGGCCAAGTTGGGCGGAGCTGGGCACACGGATGTATGGGTGCCTGGGTGTATGGGATTTGGGGCGCTCAAGTGGATGGGTGGCTGTGCTCTCTGAGCCAAGAGGACACAGTTGACTGCACTGCGAGTGGCTGGCAGGCGCTTAACGTTTTTGTTGCATTAGAAACAGGTCAGTGCGTCATGCACACAAATGAGCATATGACCCAACTGGAGCGCAGTGCCGCCGTCGAGGAGTGCAGCGGGTCCGAAAACTTGCGCCAAGTGGGGTCCTGGGAACTGCGATCTGGGCGCTGGCATCGGTGGATGCCATACCCTCGGTGCAGGGTATCCGCCGCTCTACGGGGTCCGAGGAAACAGTAATTATGCATAAGTCAACACGCGGCATTCGTAATGAACTCCACTCAAAGCGGAACGAGCACTTTGCGGACTCGCAGCCATGGCGCAAAAGTTCGCAAAGTTTTTGGCAGCCGAAAATGTCGCCAACTTGCCAGCTGCCGAAAGTTTCTGGCCAGGCCCAAAGCGAGTCCTCTATGCGCCCGGCTGTAATATGGCATGTGGAAATTTGGACGGATGTGGTCACACGGATAGCACCCTTGGCGTGCGAACTTCTCATAGGAGTTTCCCATATCCTCCTGCAATGTGCTAATAAATTGGGGTTAGCAGTATATGCGAATACTTCAAATATTTCGAAAAACAAGCAAAAGAATTATTTCCAGCATTTAGGAATTCAGGGCAATCGAGGGTGTATCACTTGGATCTTGTTTCGTTTAATTGTTGCTAAAACTTACATATATatcattaaataataatcaattcGGAAGCTTGAACGAGCTGACATAGTATGGTACTTAAGAAACTACTTGTATATCATAGATAATACCACTTACATATTGGAactaaacatttaaattttacaatttatttcaattgatttataTGTAAGTATAAGAAGTACTACTTTCTATTTCATAACCAGATTTTTGTATATTCAGAATGTCAAAATGGTTAATATTGCAAAATAGAACATTGTTATAAGAAAATCTTATATTATAACTAAATGTTTGAGCCCAACTGTAAGAACTTGCATGCAAGTGGGGTTCTTAACCCGGCCGACCGTAGGACCTTCCTGCTGCGAGAACGCCTGGGGCCAAAGTGTCGCTCATTCCTCGCCAGCAGCCGCAGGCCGTAATAAACCCAGCGGTCTACAAATTGCAGCATTAGGCGGCACAAACAGAAATGGCAATTgcaatgggaatgggaatgggtgtGGGAAGTGGCCAACTTGGCGGGAATGGGGCGAGTCCAAGTGCTCGAACACATGTCCTGCTCGACTGGCACAAGAAGGACGACCGGAAAGTGCACCCAATGCAGTTTGAAAAGTTGCTGCCCGTTTGCTGTCATTAAGCTGAGCCAGTGCGAATCATTAGGCACCGGAGCAGGAGGATGAGGAACTGGGAGCTGGGAGCTGGAGAATGGAGGAGGCTCGGATCTGGGAAGCttaagccaaagccaaaaacaatgaaatcGCTGCCGGGCGAGCGGCTTGAGACAAAGTTAATGACGGTATTTGTGCAGTGCGGGAGTTCCCGCCACCCAACTGCCCCCCACTTCTGGTACTTATCTCCACTAAGTGGATGTGGAACTGCTTTGTAGGGTGCGGGCATGGTTAACTAATAAGTACGCCCGACCGGGCGACGGATTGGGCGGCTCCTCAAAGGGGATTCCCAGTGAAGCGCGCTAATGAACTCATTTGTGGCGCTATTTTGAATGGATTCCAGGTTGAAGGGGATTGGGAACAGCTTGGTTTAAAGGCGAGATAAAATATGGTATTGGCCATTTTATTGCTAGACAAGTAAATTTATGATACGATGAGACAAAGTAATGAGCCAAGTAATATTGTCCATGAGAAATGTAACTATTTGTGCAAATAACTTCGTATCTCACTGCCATTGACCACTTGCCAATATTGGACTTTCTACTGCAAACCGACAgtaatttgattgattttcgACCAAGTTCTAGCTTCAGTCCTCCGCAAATTTTCCACAGCCTCAGCCCACTGACCACTGACCCACTGACCACCACCCATTAACCTTTAAACCGACAAATCACTCTCAAATTCCGAGCCAGTTGACCTCAAATTAAGCCCAATCGAGTTGGCCGGAGGATTTTGCAACTTGGCAGCACAGATAGAGAGTTTCGATTTCCGGCCCAAGGAGCTGGCACTGGGATGGCTCATCCATGGTGGTCAGTGGGTGGGCGGACAGACATTAATTAGTTGTCATTTTTAACAATTGAGCGTGACGAGGGAAAGGAAACGTTGCCAAACACCGAACTTCTGTGTTTCTGCCGGGCTTTTGCAAATTAACTGGGAGCAGTCTTGCTCCGGGGCAGGGGAGCATGCGGAGAAGATAAGGGCTGAGTTCCACTTCCGTTTCGAGTTAAACCAGAAGCCGTGACAATTGACAAATGATGTTGGCGCCGTGTGACGTGTGACAGATAAGTGCCGAAAAAGGTTTACAACTTTTGCCGACAGCCATTTATTATTGATGTGCGCACGCTGATGTCCCAGCAAATTAAAGCCGCCGCCTCCAGTTGCCCAGTTACCCATTTACCCAGCTACCCATCTATCCAGTTGCCCAGCTATCCAGTTATCCAGCGGGCCGGCAATTAGGCAACAGCTCAGCCATAATGACATGCAAGGGGATTAGAGCGCATGGAGCCGCACAAGACTGCACCACTGGCCAACTTGGAGCTCAAAGCTACGGCTTAGGGTGTAATCCGGAGCGTGTAATTCCTCCGCTGACCTGCTTCCACTGCCCACCTGGCGAGGTGGGGCCAGAAATTAATTAGCTCACCAGGGGTCGGGTAATAAGCGAGGGAGCACTTCATAACCGCCGGCGACACTGCCAAGCGAATTACTGATTTGCGACTTTAACTATCCAGAGAAACGTAGctttgtttaaacaaaaactaagCTGCAACTTTGGACAATTTGAATTATTAGCGAGTACGAAAAGCTAGAAGCAGTTGGGAATTATAGCGTCGCGAGCGTAATAAACTCGAGAATGCAGAACAtttgaaaacttttaaatgagtttttcattgttaaacatatttattatattaaatgtggGCAATGGaacataattattatattaaatgtggataatggaaacatatttattatattaaatgtggGCAATGGACTGTTTCTTTCGATTTAGGACCAATTATATGTACAATCCCCTCAGATTAGGGACAACCTTATGATGTGGTGACATGGACCCGAATTAATGCAAATTAGGGTACTACATGGGGCATATGTAAATGTTTTCGGTGGCAAAGCCGATTAGCTTTCCCACTGTGTAAGACAAACCCAAACACGGCGAGTGGATGACGAGGACGTACTCATCACCAAGTGTAAATAAATCGCGCTGGCAGCTGAATGGAGATATATCcgtacatgtacatatgtgcacaTGTGTATCTAGCCACACCATCTAGAGGCAAGCAGATCAAGTGCATTTTTATGTAAATCCATTGTGTGGCAATGTGAAAATGCGTAGAAAAGGCGACACGAGGGAGATTTGCATAGAGCGCTTTCGATTTCCactcccatttccatttccatcgaGGGAAATTGGACTAGAAAGGCGTTCTATTTACATCTCGTCTCGGAAACGGGGATCCCCCCTATCGCTCCCCTCGACTTTATTGATTGAGTGAGTGAGCAGCGGGCACATGTGTGTGCAAATcatattcaatattttgtttgttctCCGCAAACACGCCAGTCGACTGAGCCCatactacatatatatggAGGCTATAGTCTATATAGACTTGGTTTACCGATTGCTCCGGCAATTGTTATTGTTCTTTTGATTGCATTTGGCCCACTGACTCGCTTTTCACTCGCAGCCCATGGACATGGTTGGCCCAAAATTGAACTCTGCCCAACGTCCACACAACTTAATCATGCTCCATGAAGCAGGCACCGGGATGCAGGGATCCTAGGAGTCAAGGAGGCTAGGATCCACCACCATCTGTCTGGCTGGCAGGCAAGCCGCATTTGTTGAGCTCGTACCTTTTTGTGTTGCCACAATGTTGCCGCAAAAGTTTTCACATTAAAACCGTTTCATGCTGGCAAATTGTGAAATGAGTTAGCTGAACTGCATCCCCCGAAAGGCAAAACGCTCGTGCccgaaaagtaaaagttcaAAATGGCCAGAGTGCCGGAAATTTACTTTGTTTGTCCGGGTAATATCTTTGCAGTCCctgaataaataattttatttcacaatTTATGGGTAATCAATTACCAGGCTGTTGTTTGCAGCTGAGAGCATGTAATCTTTCTGATATAATTACGCTAAGTTCAAAATAGTAATATAAATACTCTGCTGAATCAAACTAATCGTGCTACTAAAGTGAACACAAAACAGTATGTTTTAAAAGAATTTATTTGGCACAAAAAATTCAACGTCAAAGtgttgtttaaataaataaaaagtacgTGACTGTTATTAAATTCCCTTTgaagttttttaatttctcCGGTCATCCGGCTTTAATTACCTGAATTGCAGCGATCACGAATCCTATGATTTGCATTTCTGGCATTTAAACTGCTATCAAAGTGTCAACGAGTCTTTGTTGAGCGAAACTCGTAATTGAGCCTTTTTGCAGATGcgtattgaaattgaattatagCCCCATTGATTGGCAAATATTGGAGGTCAGTAAATAAAACTTATATTAATTTAAGTTGCagcttaattaaaatttcactGCTCCACCGCCCAACCAAATGGAAATCCCCCCTTCTGAGTTTGCTTAAACTCCCTTATTATCTGCAGCATTTAAAATAGTTGCCAACAAGTTTCTCGGTTCAGAAGCTGAAAGGTGTAATCCCATAGAGGAGCAAACAAGTTTAAGTCACCTGAAATTCAGCATGTCCATGTCCCAGCATTTTGTATCGCATATACACTAAAGTTGCAACTCCATAAAGCCCTCACTCTCCACTCAACTGGTGCAGCCTTGTCAGCTTTGTTCGGCTTTTCTGATCGCCATTATACGGCTGCTTGGGAAATGCTGCTCTCACATTTTCCGCTTGCTTTCCCCACAGCATTGCCCTTATTATTTCCCCTTTTCCCGGAGTGACCATGGCAGgatgctcctgctcctgctgctcctgctgctacCTTTTGTTGTCGCTGCGAGCTGGCTCATGCTGCTCAATTCCAGTTAAgagataaaatttttatgACATCACTTTTCTTTTCCATTATTTATTCGGCCatcgttgctgctgcttcctcGACAATCCGCTGCAGATGATGAGCAACGCCATCGCCTCGGGAGTTTATAAACTTTATGTTTATTGAAGCCATAAATTGGTAGTGCATATGGTTCGGCACACGCTCTTTGGCTCCATCATACATTCTACTATTCGAGGCTCGTacaacacggcgtatgcgcgaTGTAACGCACTGCATGCTGAAATGGTCCTTTAAACAGGATAGACACATTGGGGTACAGTGCTGATTTTAAGGATAATGTTACTTAGGTTTgtttttcgaaaattaccCACTCTTCTGATAGAACTAACTGTCCAGCAATTGAATTAGCCCGAATTGGCCACAATTTTTGTGCGAATGCACAAACGCACAGAAAATAACCAAATTAAAATCTGAAAATTTGCCAACTACCACAAAGGGATCCCATTAAAATACactaaaaacccattaaatTCGAATAAAATCCAATTCAACAGTTTTTTGTGTGCGTTTAATACCATAAATCAGAAAATTTCGCAGACGCACAGgcacgaggaaactcttccatTCGCATAGACCTATAAAATAGGACAAATCCTTGGCTAAGCTGCCACTACCAAAAGCCAAACAATGCGAATTGTGCGTCCGTTTTTGCCCAGAAGTTTTGGGCCATGGTATCTGCAGCTATCTTGGGCTATCTAATATTtataagaaaataaagaaaaaaatatttaaaaatcttaGTTGTTGCACATCACCCTCCTGTTGAGTTATCATAAGAATTTAGTATTTATAGGTAAGTTCTTTCAaccattttattatattttattaagcgGTATTCTCCAAGCCTTATACTGCCGAAACATCcttgttgtttgtgtttggcAACATGTAAATGCCCAACTTTGATGTTGTTGCTCCTTGGTGTTTTGTTTTGCGGTTTCAAACCATTTAAGTGCCGCACATTAATGCCACTCGATCCCGCCCCCTAATCTTTCCCCTTTTAAGCCCCATTGGCAATAAAATCGTAAAATTCAGCCCGCATACAAATCTCGTTGTCAGATTTGTTGGGGGTTGTCCTGGGCAACGGACATATCCTGTTTTGACAGAGGAAACAAATTTCGGTCGAACCCCAAATCGTTTGAGCGATGCGTTTGATAAATGCATGCATATGCATTTGCTCAGTTGCAAGTGAAATGCATCTGCGTATGTGCTTTTAtggatttattatatttaaaagtaGAAttgattaattatatatatgatattaAAATATCATTTCTAACCTTAAGCCTTTAATGGTACTTGGCATAATTTACCATCAAatgtaatataatttaatcaTACCTTAGTTGCTGCCTTTGGGCGCAAATCAGTCGGATTACATGCGATCGAAAAAGGATGCTCTTTTATTTTGCCGTGCAACACTATGCGGCAGCACACAAAGTAAGCCTTCAGGACAGAAGCGTGCGGCAGCTTAGACAGTTTCTGGGACTGGGGCGGAATTATTTTCTTTGAGGTATTTCCAGGTGCCAAAACACAGGGAAACCTGCATATACGAATGCGAACACATGTATCCTGCCACTCCTCCGGAAGCTGTCATAAAAACGGAAAAGCAGCTGGCAAGCTTTGCAAAGGCAAGTGCATCTGCttcagcaccagcaccagctcctgctcctgcaccCGCTCCTCCTCCCGTATCCTTATGGCTTCTGGGTGGGACGTACATACACCTCCTTTGATTGTGCTCACCGACAGCCAGACAGATATATTGTCGGCCTTACCCAGTGCAAGCACTTTGCCAGCCATCGACTGTGGCCAcaataaaagtgaaaagcgAAGAGCGCACTCCGGCCATTGCATTGGCAAATGCCATAAACGTGTTGGTCTCCGGGGGCCGACTGTCGGTTACCATACTGCCACTGCCCcaaaatgcaactgcaactttgCCGTGTTCTCGGCTGCTCCGGCGGTGCTGGGACATATGTATGTTTCGGGGGAGCAGCGCCAGCGCCACTCCTGGCCAGCCCATGAATAATGGCCATGGAGCAGGGCAGCAGCTCCGGCGGCAGCTTATTGTGTGAATTATTTGCGCTATGTGTATTAAACTGCAGCTCAAGCTAATGCATACCCCTTGAAATACAACTGCACAGAAAGAATCATAACTTTCAGATTGTTCTGCTATCAAGAAAATGTGTTCAATGTCATGGCTACTAGCATGACAGAACTACTACAAATTTAAACGCCATCCAATTAAGTTTGAAATAAGAAAActaacaaattttttttttgcagtgcctGCATGTATCGCTGCAATTTTCGAGCTGCGGCCCATgaggcgtatgcgtaatttgaTTTACAATGCGAGTATGGGCCTCATTTAATGTGCGAACGTGGATGTGCATCTGTCTGTGGCTCTGACTTTGGTCGGTTTTGGCCTAATGGCCATGAGATCGTGTTAACAGCTTTG carries:
- the LOC6608324 gene encoding V-type proton ATPase subunit S1; this translates as MLWKSLIALCVIGAAVAEQTPVFLWGANSVAKPSLKTVSQVEFAEQLAALLEDHMVVAFEENGLTSKDFLCSNSQAQSCYAQLQGVSPKTYYTSVENPSEALRSVAAKREHNSIDASGKLTTPAKCAVGTALFVTFEDAADSREASLESHDAAIAAISKQFECKVAYLYLAAPSTAPVVQRRTRRDTAATTGGIMWKSTNQFQIFYTALLYNGNPITVTDLKLSNASSTKLSVVMDTSDANKPITFDVVYNGGYFSLSNLVYDNSNFRSSGVNAPTTFSYSCGNLTLESSAVNNMYNTLSFKSLQLQAPFDGSYMDNFAFGDSWDCVGFVTPGILMGLFVVLLLLVIMFVGVCWMMDINTMDRFDDPKGKTITINAAAE